CGACTGGCTGGGTGGTACGTGCTGCAGAGGAGATGATCAGCTGGTGGTGCAGAGTCTGCAATGGTCgctccagccaggctggcacaCGCCTGAGGCTGGGGCAGCAAGCTGCAGCCTCACTTCTCATACTCCATTGCTTGCAAAGCAGGGGCCTGCCACTGCTGTTGCCTTGAGAGGGTACAGGGATGCTCCTGGTTTTGTAGTTGCTCCTTGCCCCCAAAGGAGGAGAGCAGTCAGAGCTGTGAAAACAGAGGTGGTAGTAGCTGTGGTACATGGCACAGAGGGGACCCCTCACTCGTGCTTGAGCGTTTCATTGGTGGTTGGCCCTGCTTCAGGTGTGTCTGGCAAGTTTTCACTGCTAATACCTTGTGAGGGGAGTAAGGCAGAAGTAGCAGAGCTGTCATGTTCTGAGGCTTTTCAAGGGGGCCACCTCAGTTTTCCTCATGAGTGTTTGTGTCTCTCCAGGGGACCACTTCTTCCTGCTGCCATTCTTCATCTGAGCTTCATGGAGCTCTCTGCTGACATCCACCCCACCCTAAACATACTGCTTGAGCCGGAACAGTGTTGATAGCCAGAAACTTCCAAAAGCCTGTGGAGCTCAGCAAGGAAActttgtcctggctgtgctcctccAAGGCTGGTGGCATCTTCCCGTTCCAACTGTTCTCTGCTGGGACGCAGTGGTAGGTGGTGGGTTAGGGACATGTGTATGCCACCTGGTGCTCCCAGCCCTTGAATGTGCAGCATCACTCTTGGTGTAGGAGGGGATCCTTCTGTGGTGTGTCCCTTTGCCTGAGAACCAGCAGGTTCTGCCCCTTGCCAGGGCTCGTGGTAGCTATCCAGCGCTCTTAATTGGTGACTTAGTCTGTACCAGGAGTCATGGCAACCTGCCTGCACCTCTGCGTGTAAGGACAGCGATCACAGAGCCCTGTGGGGCTTGCCACCCACGCAGCCACCTCCTGCCTCGCACTGCCACAAGCCCTTTCCATGGCATGCCTGGCCTCCCCTCCTGGAGCCTGTGATTCCCTTGGCCTGAGGCTAGCCATGCCTCAGACCCTGTCCTTCTTgcggcagggctggcaccaAACTTGGGGTAGCAGGCAGGGTTCCACCACAGTCTTCCTGCAGTTTAAGGCAACCTTGCCTCCACCCACTTGCTTTGTTagtgctttgctttaaaaagcctCCGCCTAAGTGCAGGTACCGTTGGAGCTCCCTCTTCAGCTTCCCATTTAGGCGAGGTTTGGCCTCCTCTGTCTTCCGAGCACTGCAGGTCATCCTGATTATCATCTGCATCCCCCTGAATGGTGCTGAGTTAGCCTGGTCATCTCATACCATGGCACTCCCCTCAGTTGTTCCCTCCTGTGCTGCATCTGCTGCCACtgtcctctgcttttccagtaCCGATGAGCCAAAACCACACAGTGTCATGGTGCTGGGCTCTCCTCGGggctgcagacagcaggaatttgcccctgctcctgcacccagctgcagcatctctgggATTTTTAAAGGGCTGAAGGTCTGAGAGCTTGATTGAAGCTTCCTCTGtccttccagcagagcaaggtgTCGGGCCACACAGTCGCAAGGCTGCACACCACTGTCTAATCTGCACTGCTGTAGTCCCATGACCTTCAGCTaatctcctttccttttctgtgttactTCCAGCTAGGGACTCAGcaggtgctgctctgctctgaggGAGGCCACGTGTCCATCCATCTTTCCTTTGGCAGGGTCGTCAGGGACTTTGCTTGTCTTTCTTCCCATAGTGTCATCCCCCTCATCTCTAGCACTTCTcttagctgctgcttctccagatTCTTGTCCATCTGATCTTCCTGAGCCTGTACTGGTTACAGGGAGACCATGTTTTCATCTGGGGTTCTTCATTTGCTTCTAGCCTTCAGATCAGCCATATCTCTTCTTGTACCTCCAAGATCCCAGCCTGCTGTTGTCATCTTGCAAGTGCTATTTAATTTAGGTCTCTGGACGATTTTCTTGTCTCCTTTGCCAGCTGCACGCTGCCTCCATTTGTAGTGGGGGCTGTTGTCTGTCTTGAATGCTTCTGCTGCAGGTTCTTCATCTAGgtctctgcctgtgcctggagTAAAGAGTTCTGGGATATTCacctctcttgctttcctgTCCTTTAGCCTGTAGTCATTCATTTCTAGCAgtctgccctgctcctgctggaggGATTTCCAGGCAGGAGGCTCAACTGAGGCTGTGGAGCCCGTTGGGCTGAGCCTGgtcccaggcagcacagccactgGGGCTCAGCTGCGTTCCTTCTCCCGGGTTTCCCTGCACTGAAGTACTAAGGGCAGGGAGGACTGGTGTAGCGGAATATTATAACCCACCAGACTCCTGGCCTTCCTCTTGCCTAAGGTGAGTGAGGCCCTCCAGGATGGGAGCTGCTGCCGGCACCTCTCCGGAGTGCCGGGGCTGCCGCCTCGTGGCTGCACTGGAGCCAGAGGGGCTGTGGCACCCTCTGGTTCCCACCTCCTGTCCTCTATTTAAACTAAACAGGCCTCAACTCTTTTccgtggcagctgctgccagcccatcCTCACAGGGGCTGCTGTGTCAGGCGGGTGCCTCTCGGAAGGTGCTGAGCGAGTAGCCTCCATGGCCAAGCCCATGGGAGCTGCCAGGCTCGGGCTGCCGTCTGAGGAGGGGTCTCTGCTTACTGCTACCTCTGCTCTCTGATCTCACCTCTCCCCATCTCACTGGGGCAAACTGACCTGAATTAACCTCTGATCTTCCGGGTGTTCTTGGTTCCTGCCAGGCTGCCTCCTTGCATCTTCTAACTCTCTCCCTCACCTCCCACTTGTCATTTTAGCGTAGCCTCCGCCCTCCACTCTGACAACCATGACCGCTACGAACGCCTCACCTCTGTCTCCAGCTCTGTGGACTTCGACCAGAGGGACAATGTGAGTAGTAGCAAGAGTCAAAACACCTCACCTTTGAGTGGCCAGGAGCCCACAGCTTGTCTGAACCAAGGATTCTTCAGAAGAAACACTTTTTGCCCATTCCCAAGCCTTAAGTCCCACACCTtgtcgtgtgtgtgtgtggtatgGAGCTCAAGGAGACGTAACTAAGCACACGTCTAGAAGCCACATAAATAAGTAGGCTGTACATTCCTGTGGCTTAACGGACATCTGTCCAAACTATCATCTCAGCATTACAAACAGTACTTGCCAGCTCCTCCTCACACCATTGTCTACCTCTACTGCTGTATTCTTCTCTAAAGGGGAGTTACAGTTCAGCAGGACAACAAGGTGTGATGGATAGGTTGTGAAGCTCCCAGGAAATACTTCTCCCCAAGATGTCCTTTGAGAAGCACTGGCTTGGCCCAGCCTGCCTTCTTGGTCCCTGCAGAGCTCCTCTTGTCCAGGATGATGGCTAAAGTACCTGTGTGGTGAATTTTCTGGCTATCCCTAGGCTGTGGAGATCTTCCATGCTAGCCAGGAGCCCATGGGTTGCCTGGGAGGTTGAGCTGCTAGTTGGTAGGGGACAGCCGCATGGCGGAGTCCAGCCTGTGTTGTGCCCCGTGGAGTAGCACTGTCATCTCTTTCACCTTGGCCCATCTATGGCTCTGCACCTCTGGGTGCCTGTGGTCTGTCTCTCCCTGAGCCGTGTCTGTGGAGGTACAAGGACACCGGCCTGGTCCCTGAGCCTTtgaaggagggagcagggatAAGGGAACACAGAGTGATGCGAGACCCTCCTGTCTCTGTCCTGCACAGGGTTTCTGCTCCTGGCTGACGGCTATCTTCAGGATAAAGTAAGTGCCCCAGGACCTGCGCAGGGGGACCCacatggggaaggaggagaggcaATGTGGGGCACTGGGACACCTAGCACAGTACAGCTGTGTGAAGttgctgcccttgctgcagccccttctctgcagagcacaaGCAAATTGGGTCCCCGGAGAGGACGAGCAAAGACGGGACTAGATGATGAGTCCTAAAGTTAAAACTAAGGTCACACAGTGAGGCTGTGACAGAGAAGAGCACCCAGCCCCCAGGTCTCCTCTGCCTTGGTCCCATCTCAGAAACACTGatcactgctctgcagagatgcCCCTCTCCCTGAGATTCCTGCTAGGGACACTGCTGTCCAAGGAATGGCTGCAAAGAGGGAACTGGAAGATGCAGGGAGATACCCCCAGCCTGATGATGCTCAGGAGTAGTCTCCTGAGCACTTCTTGTCTTCAGAGCATTGTGGGATAATCTCAGCAGGAGAGGCAAGGCCCACCAGAAGGGTGTGAGGTGGGGTTTGCTCATGTCCAGCTGCCTGtcctggggggcaggggcaTGGGTACTGGGGCAGCAGTAAGCCTTGTGCAGGCAGGTTTCTGCCCAGGCTTTTCAAGGCTGGTTCTGGGCTCCCTACCCCGGGGCCTGGACACAGCTCTGTAGGGCAGAACCAGGGTTGCCATGTGTTCTCGAACCAGGAGGGGAGCCATGACCCAGTGCTTTTCTCCAGCACCCAAGGGAACGTAGAAGATTGCCTGACAGCTTTTCTCTCCCTGGCAGGGATGACGAGATACGGGACAAGTGCGGGGGTGATGCAGTGCACTACCTGTCCTTCCAGAGGCACATCATCgggctgctggtggctgtgggtgTGCTCTCCGTGGGCATTGTGTTACCTGTCAACTTCTCAGGGGACTTGCTAGGTGAGAGCAGGGAGCCtttggctgggctgggggagttgcttttgacactgtctcccagaccactggggagctgtggagagcaggACAGGACTAACACAGACAAATCCTGGCTGCTTTTGAGCCATATGCTCACATTATGCTTTTGAGCATAATGCATCCAGAGGGTAATCCTGAGCAGTGTGGGGTTTTGGGCTGTTCTGCAGTTGAGACTTCTGCCGTAGCCCACCCTAGTGGTGCTCTGTGCCACTCGCTATAAGTGAACATGCTTGTGTCTGCCTCTTTCTCCCCAGAAAACAATGCCTACAGCTTTGGGAGGACAACTATAGCGAACCTGAATTCCGGGTAAGTGTGGGTAGGGGTGGGATAGATAATTGAGGCCCTCAGGGGTTATTTCATAAATGTCCACTTGCTACAGAGGCTCACCTCCTTGAAGGTTGCATGTCTGCCCCTTGCTGTGaggctgctgtccctgctctaATTTCCAGGCTGAGCTCCTGGAATTTGGTTGTAGGGCATGTGGGTGCCATGCTGGTTACACTGCTTGTGGCCCCAGCACCTTCAGGGCCTGACCAGCCACACGCAGACTTGTAGTGGTAAACTTGCATTGACTTTTGTGGTCTCCCTTGTTACAGGAATAACCTGCTGTGGCTGCACACGTCCTTTGCCTTCCTGTACCTGCTGCTGACAGTGTACAGCATGCGCCGGCATACCTCCAAGATGCGCTACAAAGAGGATGACTTGGTGAGCAGGATCTGGCCATTCTCCTAGGCGCATTTTCCCATGCCCTTCTGTCTAATCAGGTGGCCTTTGAGAGAGTGCTGAGGACCCCCCTTCCCACAGCAATTTGGGGCTGTCTTGTTCTGGCTGCTCTCTTATTCTGCCTGTCCAGAGGTAAATCTccttcagagcagcagccctgacTGCTTGTGGGGAGACAGGAGAGGCCTGCGCTGTGTGAATCTGTGGGGGACCCTATGCCTTCCTCAAGAGTTGCTCCAGCTGCTTTTGCCTCCTTCATTTCTGAAGGGTAGACCCTGTTTCtgttcaggcagctgcagtgtAAGCCCCTAGCCTGGTAATCTGCAGTGCACCAGGATGCCAACAGCTAGTGGAAGCATAGGAGATGGGGAGCTCTGGGTGCTAGAAATGATGGGGCTGCCCTTCCCCATCACTGACCTGAGCCTTAGCCTTGGGGTTTTGCTGTAATCCAGTCTTCCACAACATCTGCATCTACCTGCCCtcacctctcttttttttttttttttttttttttatcatccaGGTTAAGCGAACTCTCTTCATCAATGGGATTTCAAAATATGCTGAGCCAGAGAAGATCAAGAAGCATTTTGAGTGAGTCTCACTGTGTCCCTAATTAAACGCTGCTTGGTAATGGGGGTGGTTTTATTGGGGTAGCGCTAGTGGAAGGGCAGTAATATATTGAGAGCAGAAAGCTAGTCAAAATCGGTGAACGCTTTTATTTTGGGTATctcacttctgtttttctgcacaAATCTTTATCTGAATGTGCAGTGTCCTTCGGATATGCCCAGCTATCTCTTGCAGAGCCATAGGGGGTCAGTGGTAAGCAGTGGACAGGACATGTCCAGGTTCAGAGATGAGGTGCAGGTAGGAGGCGCTCAAGCAGTGACTACGGGATGTTGTggttctgcttctgctctggtCACAGACTTGTAGAAAagtgtcttttccttttttaacaaaaaaaaataaataaattccttttccaTCAGGACTTCAGTGAGCACACAGTCACCACCATGTTTAGAAGCACcagggggagaggagaaattatttttactctcTGGGAGCCCTTCTACCTCTTTTCAACCATAAGCCCTGTGGCCCATGAAGGCAGAGAAGGGGGTGTGGGGTCAGAGGGGTTACTTTCTGCCACAGAGCAAAAGTCCAAAGAGACTCCTTGTGCCAAAGCCCGGGGGATGTAGTATTTGCCCCATGTCTTGCTGCTTCTGTAAGGGCCTACTGGCTCCCCCGCTTCCCGCAGCAAGCTCTTGCTGTGTGTCATGATTCTTGGCCCAGGGCAGGAGCGAAGTCTGGGATGTGTGGGGTTTGCTTGAGGGTACAGCCTTTGGTGCCAGATGTGATGAGCTGGTGCTTCGCATCCACAGGGAGGCCTACGCCAACTGCACCGTCCTAGAGGCCCGTCCCTGCTATGATGTGGCCCGACTGATGTTCCTCGATGCGGAGAGGTAACCCTGGTCTGGATGAGAAGTCAGGGTGTGCTGGTCCTGCGGGCTCCCCCTTCAAGTGCCACAAGAGCTCTTCTGAGCtgccctctttctttcctccctttcttctcttctgctctccTGTTTCAGGAAGAAAGCTGAGCGTGGGCGAATCTACTTCACCAACCTGCAGAGCAAGGAGAACACACCATCCATGATCAATCCCAAGCCCTGCGGccatctgtgctgctgtgtcaTCAGGGGCTGtgaggaggtggggggagagCTGGAGATGTTGGGTGGTGGGGCATGTGGGGGCTTGGGTCCCCAGGTCTCTGCTCTGACCCCTATCCCCCTGCCCAGGTGGAGGCCATCGAGTACTATACcaagctggaggagaagctcAAAGATGACTacaagagggagaaggagaaggtgaatgAAAAACCTCTGGGGATGGCCTTTGTCACCTTCCACAATGAGACCATCACAGCCATGTGAGTGCAAAGGGTCCTGTCCTCCCCCAAAAGGTGACCTGTCCCAGCTCTCACCTTAAACCAGAGGAATGCCAGCACTAAGGCATGCTCCTCAGCTTGTCCTTGCCAGGCCTCTGTGTCAGCACCTACCTCTTCTTCTGCAGAATCCTCAAAGATTTCAACGCTTGTAAgtgccagggctgtgcatgCCGTGGGGAGCCCAGGGCTTCCTCCTGCAGCGAGTCCCTCCACGTCTCCAACTGGACCGTCAGCTATGCCCCTGACCCACAAAACATCTACTggtgagcagctctgtggggctCACTGGGCCCTGCCGATGAGAGAGGGGTgcaccttctcttcctccccatctGCTCCTCTGGTGACTGAATGAGTTGTTCTTGCTGAAGCCCAGCCGGGCTGAGCTAGAGGTCTGATCTGACCTGGAGGAGGAAGGCATAGGGCTGACACCTCAAGTGCTATTCGTGCAAGCTGGGCCATGGTGTGCACATGAGGCCCTGGACCTGCCCTTTTCCTCCATGCAGCCATCCTGATgccctcctttccccctcccaggGAACACCTCTCCATCCGGGGCTTCATCTGGTGGATCCGCTGCCTCGTGATCAACGTGGtcctcttcatcctcctcttcttcctcaccaCACCTGCTATCATCATCACCACTATGGACAAGTTCAATGTCACCAAACCCGTGGAGTACCTCAACGTAAGGCCTTTGGAGATGGGTGCAGGATGAGTAGCATGGGAACCACACTGAGGCACAACAGCCCTGGAGGGTAGGGAAGGAGATTGCCCGCATTTCCCAGGTCCTGTCAGCCTGACCATGAGGGGGGGGTGCAGCGGCAGCCGTGGTGCGGGGGGCTCAGCATCAGCAAAGACAGCTGTACCCGTGTCTGGTACAAGAGCTGCCACACCATGTAACATTTGGTCTCTTCTCTGCCTCATTGCAGAACCCCATCATTACCCAGTTCTTCCCTaccctgctgctgtggtgcttctctgctctgttgcccaCCATCGTGTATTACTCTGCCTTCTTCGAAGCACACTGGACCAGGTAAGGACAGCCAATGCCTATTCGTAGTCATACCAGTGTGCTGCCTGGCCACTAGACACTTCCCGCTGACGTAAAGCTCCCGGCTGGATCCTTCTGCTTGAACTGCTGCCTTCCACTCCCAAGTGCAGTGTTATGTTACACCTCATGGATACTTGTGGTGTGCCGTGGACAGCTGTTCTGCCAACCCttggctgctgttgtgcagcctGGTTGGCTGAGCAGAGCTTGACATAGGTCTACAAGAAGTGTGGTGgcttgaccctggctggatgccaggtgcccaccaaagctgctctgtcactcccctcctcaaccaggcaggggagagaaaatgtaacaaaaggctcgtgggtcaagataaggacagggagagatcgcTCAGCAATTGccgtcacaggcaaaacagactcggCTTGGAAGAATTAGTCAAACTTATTACCGTTCCaaatcagaacaaaaccaacccttcccctccacctctcccttcttcctgggcttaagttaattcctgatttctctacctctCTCCCCTGAGTGGCACAGGGGGGTGGGGAACGGGGGTTATGGTCAGTTCCTTacacattgtctctgctgctccttcctcctcactctTCCCCTACTCCAGTGTGGGGTGTCttccatgggagacagttctccatgaacttctccagcatgagtccttcccacgggctgcagttcttcacacactgctcagGCACGGGTCCCCCGCAGGGTCCCAAGTCCTGCCAGCAGACCTGTTTCAGCATGGGCTCTTCTCTCCGTGGGTCCACAAGTCCTGACAGTGAACCTGCTTCAGCGTGGGCTTCCAGCAGGTCACAGCCTGCTTCAGGcccatccacctgctccagcgtggggtcctgCATGGGCTGTGGGTGGATCTGCTACACGGTTCATCTGcatgggctgagggggacagcATGTCTCAacgtgggcttcaccacgggctgcaggagtatctctgctccagcacctggagcacctcctgcactgaccttggtgtctgcagagttgtttccctcacatagtctcactcctctcttccactggcacagatattttttccagctcttaatatgttatcccagaggcgctaccgCTGCCACAGATTAGTTCAGCTTGGCCGGTGGCAGAtgcatcttggagctggctggcattgccTCCATTGAGCATGGGGGAAGcctctagcagcttctcacataAGCCACCCCTATAACCCCTGCTACCAAAGCCTTGCCGTGCAAACCCACTACAGGAAGAAACCTGGGAGGAGTTGGAACTGGTTACTGTGAGAAATGCTAGTAGCAAAGAAAGCCTTGGCTCAGGTGAATGGGCAGGGGTGGTGTGCCTGTACCCGTGTGTAAGTTATAACTTTTCCAAGGGAAAATCGCCTTAGCTCCTACAGCTTCTGGCCATAGGGAAGGTATTTGAAGTGCAAAGCAGTAGAAGAGTGCTACCTATGAGGCACTCTTCCCACAGGACGTGCAATGTAAACTTTGTTTTCCACTCTATGTTGCAAAGACTGGTGGGGAGGATGTCACCAGCTCTGATTACAGGTCAAGAGAGATGACTGCAGAGATTCCTCTAAAAATTTgagggggaggggcggggggcttGTGGGACAAGGCGGGAGGAACTGGGACTTGCAAACAGACCTCTGACATACTGGAGGGAAAGGGAGTATATCCATGTACCAGTAGGTGGACAGGGTGGGATTCAGATTAGATACTGGGAAGTCCTTTTTGATAAGGAGGCAATgtgggggcagcccctgggatGGATGGGGTGATAGTGAAAGGTTAACAGCTTCCTCTCTGCCCTCAGGTCTGGGGAGAACAGGACGACCATGCACAAGTGTTACACCTTCCTCATCTTCATGGTCTTGCTGCTGCCATCGCTGGGCCTGAGCAGGTAGGGGTGATGGGAAGCAAAAGCAAGTGCAGAGGCCTGGAGTGTGGGGAGGGTTGAGGTGCGCCCTTTGTTATTCTCCTGCACCACGTCCTTTTCTCTGCACAAGTGCCCTGGCCACCATCCCCGTGGTAAGGTAGCATTTAGTTCTAGTTGGGGGACTAGGCCAGACCATACCTGGCTGGGTCTCTAGGAGCTTTTTGATTTAACCTGCAGGTGTATTGACATGTGTATGTAACAAGTTGTTAGAAATAACTCGGCAAGAATTGGCACAGTTGATGATGCATGTGAAAAGTCTACTCGAGGTCTTCTGGTGAAGGAGGCA
This genomic interval from Falco cherrug isolate bFalChe1 chromosome 13, bFalChe1.pri, whole genome shotgun sequence contains the following:
- the TMEM63B gene encoding CSC1-like protein 2 isoform X2 yields the protein MLPYVIATLGSAGAACKASTCSNSTKDYCYSARIRSTVLQGLPFGGVPTVLALDFMCFLALLFVFSILRKVAWDYGRLALVTDADSVASALHSDNHDRYERLTSVSSSVDFDQRDNGFCSWLTAIFRIKDDEIRDKCGGDAVHYLSFQRHIIGLLVAVGVLSVGIVLPVNFSGDLLENNAYSFGRTTIANLNSGNNLLWLHTSFAFLYLLLTVYSMRRHTSKMRYKEDDLVKRTLFINGISKYAEPEKIKKHFEEAYANCTVLEARPCYDVARLMFLDAERKKAERGRIYFTNLQSKENTPSMINPKPCGHLCCCVIRGCEEVEAIEYYTKLEEKLKDDYKREKEKVNEKPLGMAFVTFHNETITAIILKDFNACKCQGCACRGEPRASSCSESLHVSNWTVSYAPDPQNIYWEHLSIRGFIWWIRCLVINVVLFILLFFLTTPAIIITTMDKFNVTKPVEYLNNPIITQFFPTLLLWCFSALLPTIVYYSAFFEAHWTRSGENRTTMHKCYTFLIFMVLLLPSLGLSSLDVFFRWLFDKKFLAEAAVRFECVFLPDNGAFFVNYVIASAFIGNAMDLLRIPGLLMYMIRLCLARSAAERRNVKRHQAYEFQFGAAYAWMMCVFTVVMTYSITCPIIVPFGLMYMLLKHLVDRYNLYYAYLPAKLDKKIHSGAVNQVVAAPILCLFWLLFFSTMRTGFLAPTSMFTFVVLVITIVICLCHVCFGHFKYLSAHNYKIDHTEVDAIENRQNGRPATSLPAPKSAKYIAQVLQDSSPEGEATESEEQGSQDEELINTDGMNDTDFQSCEDSLIENEIHQ
- the TMEM63B gene encoding CSC1-like protein 2 isoform X1, yielding MLPYVIATLGSAGAACKASTCSNSTKDYCYSARIRSTVLQGLPFGGVPTVLALDFMCFLALLFVFSILRKVAWDYGRLALVTDADRRRRWQTEREEREYVASALHSDNHDRYERLTSVSSSVDFDQRDNGFCSWLTAIFRIKDDEIRDKCGGDAVHYLSFQRHIIGLLVAVGVLSVGIVLPVNFSGDLLENNAYSFGRTTIANLNSGNNLLWLHTSFAFLYLLLTVYSMRRHTSKMRYKEDDLVKRTLFINGISKYAEPEKIKKHFEEAYANCTVLEARPCYDVARLMFLDAERKKAERGRIYFTNLQSKENTPSMINPKPCGHLCCCVIRGCEEVEAIEYYTKLEEKLKDDYKREKEKVNEKPLGMAFVTFHNETITAIILKDFNACKCQGCACRGEPRASSCSESLHVSNWTVSYAPDPQNIYWEHLSIRGFIWWIRCLVINVVLFILLFFLTTPAIIITTMDKFNVTKPVEYLNNPIITQFFPTLLLWCFSALLPTIVYYSAFFEAHWTRSGENRTTMHKCYTFLIFMVLLLPSLGLSSLDVFFRWLFDKKFLAEAAVRFECVFLPDNGAFFVNYVIASAFIGNAMDLLRIPGLLMYMIRLCLARSAAERRNVKRHQAYEFQFGAAYAWMMCVFTVVMTYSITCPIIVPFGLMYMLLKHLVDRYNLYYAYLPAKLDKKIHSGAVNQVVAAPILCLFWLLFFSTMRTGFLAPTSMFTFVVLVITIVICLCHVCFGHFKYLSAHNYKIDHTEVDAIENRQNGRPATSLPAPKSAKYIAQVLQDSSPEGEATESEEQGSQDEELINTDGMNDTDFQSCEDSLIENEIHQ